In the Pithys albifrons albifrons isolate INPA30051 chromosome 3, PitAlb_v1, whole genome shotgun sequence genome, one interval contains:
- the ELFN2 gene encoding protein phosphatase 1 regulatory subunit 29, translating to MRSPLQTMLCLGLWAAALLCLFSPGTVRGDCWLIEGDKGYVWLAICSQNQPPYETIPQHINSTVHDLRLNENKLKVVLYSSLNRFGNLTDLNLTKNEISYIEDGAFMGQSNLQVLQLGYNKLTNLTEGMLRGMARLQFLFVQHNLIELVTPTAFNECPSLISIDLSSNRLSRLEGNTFTSLSNLMVCELAGNPFNCDCSLYSFLNWLALFNNVTKNYDRLQCETPREFAGYPLLVPRPHHNRNAITIFQSMCRGGTIPSLSRVNPTPYTPDSQRDLDEGSAISPGDFLSVKPPASSTTDSSFSPSIKLHDVTITSAILMVTIPMPYSKMYVLVQYNNSYVSDIATLKSKKEYVTVNKLKAHTDYTFCVASIRNNRRYNHTCLTFATRSKGREDPISSTSTTTHYIMTTLGCLFGMVIVLGVVYYCLRKRRMQEEKQKSLNVKKTILEMRYGSDIDTSTMVHPSQKLVEPPVIPVSRMSSIPSMIGEKLPPSKSMEAGMETPKVTTKGNYIEVRTGGGDGLERTQRDEDLRELDNGQGSAAEISTIAKEVDKVNQIINNCIDALKLDTASFLGGGTGVDSDMAFECQSIPAGSSGALERPSFLSPPYKESSHHPLQRQLSADAAVARKTCSVSSSGSIKSAKVFSLDVPDHPPLSKSDSKYIEKGSPLNSPLDRLPLVSPSAIHHLEVKPSYHCSEHRHSFPALYYEESADTLSQRVSFLKPLSRSKRDSTYSQLSPRHYFSGYSSSPEYSSESTHKIWERFRPYKKHHREEVYMAAGHALRKKVQFAKDEDLHDILDYWKGVSAQQKL from the coding sequence ATGAGGTCACCACTGCAGACCATGCTGTGCCTGGGATTatgggcagctgccctgctctgcttgtTTTCCCCTGGGACCGTGCGAGGGGACTGCTGGCTGATTGAGGGGGACAAAGGTTATGTGTGGCTGGCCATCTGCAGCCAGAACCAGCCCCCGTATGAGACAATCCCCCAGCACATCAACAGCACGGTGCACGACTTGCGTCTGAACGAGAATAAGCTCAAAGTGGTGCTGTACTCCTCCCTCAACCGCTTTGGCAACCTGACTGATTTGAACCTGACTAAGAATGAGATCTCCTACATTGAGGATGGGGCTTTCATGGGCCAGTCAAACCTCCAGGTCTTACAGCTGGGCTACAACAAACTCACCAACCTAACAGAGGGCATGTTGCGGGGCATGGCCCGTCTTCAGTTCCTCTTTGTGCAGCACAACCTAATTGAGCTGGTCACCCCTACTGCCTTCAATGAGTGCCCCAGCTTGATTAGCATTGACCTGTCATCCAACCGTCTCAGCCGTCTGGAGGGGAACACTTTCACCAGTTTGAGCAATCTGATGGTGTGCGAGCTGGCTGGTAACCCCTTCAACTGTGACTGTAGCCTCTACAGCTTTCTTAACTGGCTGGCTCTCTTCAACAATGTCACCAAGAACTATGACCGCCTCCAGTGTGAGACTCCACGGGAGTTTGCTGGGTATCCTCTTCTGGTACCTCGTCCTCACCACAACCGCAATGCCATCACCATCTTCCAGTCCATGTGCAGAGGTGGCaccatcccctccctctccagggtcAATCCCACTCCTTACACCCCTGACTCCCAGCGAGACCTGGATGAAGGCTCAGCCATCAGCCCTGGGGACTTCCTCTCAGTCAAGCCTCCAGCCTCCTCCACCACTGACTCCTCCTTCAGTCCCAGCATCAAGTTACATGACGTCACCATCACTTCAGCTATCCTGATGGTAACCATCCCCATGCCCTACAGTAAGATGTATGTGCTGGTCCAATACAACAATAGCTATGTTTCTGACATAGCAACACTGAAGAGCAAGAAGGAATATGTCACTGTCAACAAGTTAAAGGCCCACACTGATTACACGTTTTGTGTGGCCTCTATCCGCAACAACAGGCGTTACAACCATACTTGCCTGACCTTTGCAACCCGGAGCAAAGGCAGGGAGGACCCTATTTCGAGTACTTCCACCACCACACACTATATCATGACCACTCTGGGTTGCCTCTTTGGGATGGTCATTGTCCTGGGGGTTGTGTACTACTGCCTGAGGAAGCGGAGGatgcaggaggagaaacagAAGTCCCTCAATGTCAAAAAGACAATTCTGGAAATGCGTTATGGATCAGATATTGATACCAGTACCATGGTCCATCCTTCCCAGAAGCTGGTTGAGCCACCTGTCATCCCTGTCTCACGGATGTCCTCTATCCCTTCCATGATTGGGGAGAAGTTGCCCCCATCAAAGTCAATGGAAGCTGGGATGGAGACTCCTAAAGTCACCACTAAAGGTAACTACATTGAGGTGCGGACTGGTGGTGGGGATGGGCTGGAGAGAACCCAGCGGGATGAGGACTTGAGGGAGCTTGACAATGGGCAAGGCTCAGCTGCTGAGATCTCTACTATAGCCAAGGAGGTAGACAAGGTCAACCAGATCATCAACAACTGTATTGATGCCCTCAAGCTGGACACAGCATCCTTCCTGGGTGGTGGGACTGGTGTTGACTCAGATATGGCCTTTGAGTGCCAGTCCATCCCAGCTGGTTCCTCGGGTGCACTAGAGCGGCCCAGCTTTCTTTCCCCACCCTACAAGGAAAGCTCCCACCACCCTTTGCAGCGCCAGCTGagtgctgatgctgctgtggcCAGAAAGACTTGCAGTGTCTCCTCTAGTGGTTCCATCAAAAGCGCCAAGGTCTTCAGCTTGGATGTGCCAGACCACCCACCACTCAGCAAGTCTGACTCCAAATACATTGAGAAGGGCAGCCCACTGAACAGCCCTTTGGATCGTCTTCCCTTGGTGTCTCCGAGTGCCATCCACCACTTGGAGGTCAAGCCTTCTTACCATTGTAGTGAGCACCGTCACTCCTTCCCGGCCCTGTACTATGAGGAAAGTGCTGACACCTTGAGCCAGCGGGTGTCATTCCTCAAGCCACTCTCCCGGTCCAAGCGAGACTCAACGTACTCCCAGCTCTCCCCCAGACACTACTTCTCGGGCTACTCCTCCAGCCCTGAGTACTCATCAGAGAGCACCCACAAGATCTGGGAGCGATTCCGGCCTTACAAGAAGCATCACAGGGAGGAGGTTTACATGGCAGCTGGGCATGCCCTGCGGAAGAAAGTTCAGTTTGCCAAGGACGAGGATCTGCATGACATCCTGGATTACTGGAAAGGAGTGTCTGCTCAGCAGAAGCTGTGA